Proteins encoded by one window of Capra hircus breed San Clemente chromosome 8, ASM170441v1, whole genome shotgun sequence:
- the LOC102181950 gene encoding LOW QUALITY PROTEIN: ladinin-1-like (The sequence of the model RefSeq protein was modified relative to this genomic sequence to represent the inferred CDS: inserted 2 bases in 1 codon; substituted 1 base at 1 genomic stop codon) has product MRIDLGVLLPAIGEHEEQALETGGFDLQLSAKPFYRKEEGWAWLVVADKDKEEQERERQRRLWNLRFTMDNEDLPALERREVGRAMQAALDGGSASGGAWSGVHMEASQLAWQHGEQQWMSPASATSSRRSWWARAEGPASSHKENLQLSGVEKSRLNLWISRTQESAQQGPQNQETQLELAAGRKLQWRKKPEALLDAKISVLEERAVSGKRTVPDKASDSEKRPVSEKATIFEKTPVPKMQPAPGRAMTPVQPQDWEHSASTECQSSPRRQRGTGSEKEPESSAGPLPXAGGFPPVTLQVRTPSTEAEAKSTSPTRALPTFSSSLQHSSRHTISFRMSPRRGSSEAALTRSTSVRLPARSVKIGLKLEQYLSAIQRSESVRYANPSHTEFLVAPMDVTSKCHLFEKELVGQSXEGPASSHKENLQLSGVEKSRLNLWISRTQESAQQGPQNQETQLESEAGKRPQWRKKPEPPLGAEV; this is encoded by the exons ATGAG AATAGATTTGGGGGTCCTGCTTCCAGCTATTGGTGAACATGAAGAGCAAGCCTTGGAAACTGGAGGCTTTGACCTGCAG TTGTCAGCAAAGCCCTTTTATAGGAAAGAGGAGGGGTGGGCATGGTTAGTTGTTGCAGACAAGGACAAGGAGGAACAGGAGCGAGAACGCCAGCGGCGACTCTGGAACCTGAGATTCACCATGGACAACGAGGACCTGCCGGCCCTGGAGAGGCGTGAGGTGGGGAGAGCTATGCAGGCAGCTCTGGACGGAGGGTCGGCAAGCGGAGGGGCTTGGAGTGGAGTCCACATGGAGGCCAGCCAGCTGGCGTGGCAGCATGGGGAGCAGCAG TGGATGTCACCAGCAAGCGCCACCTCTTCGAGAAGGAGCTGGTGGGCCAGAGCCGAAGGCCCAGCCTCCAGCCACAAGGAGAACTTGCAGCTCTCAGGGGTGGAGAAGTCACGGCTCAACCTGTGGATCAGCAGGACCCAGGAGTCAGCACAGCAGGGCCCACAGAACCAGGAGACGCAGTTGGAGTTGGCAGCTGGCAGGAAGCTCCAGTGGAGGAAGAAGCCAGAGGCCCTGCTGGATGCCAAGATCTCTGTGCTGGAGGAGAGGGCTGTCTCAGGAAAGAGGACAGTTCCAGACAAAGCCAGTGACTCGGAGAAGAGACCAGTGTCTGAGAAAGCCACCATCTTCGAGAAGACCCCAGTCCCCAAGATGCAGCCGGCCCCAGGCAGGGCCATGACCCCAGTGCAGCCCCAGGACTGGGAGCATTCAGCCTCAACAGAGTGCCAGTCCAGCCCCAGGAGGCAGCGGGGCACTGGGTCTGAGAAGGAGCCTGAGTCTTCGGCGGGGCCTCTGCCCTAAGCTGGCGGCTTCCCGCCTGTCACTCTGCAGGTGAGGACCCCCAGCACGGAGGCAGAGGCCAAGTCCACCTCACCAACACGGGCCTTGCCCACCTTCAGCAGCAGCCTGCAGCACTCCAGCCGCCACACCATCTCCTTCAGGATGAGCCCCCGGAGAGGTAGCTCAGAGGCAGCCTTAACCCGCAGCACCAGCGTGAGGCTCCCGGCCAGATCGGTCAAAATAGGCCTGAAGCTGGAGCAATACCTCTCAGCCATACAGAGATCAGAGTCTGTCAGGTATGCAAACCCATCCCACACTGAGTTCCTTGTGGCTCCCATGGATGTCACCAGCAAGTGCCACCTCTTCGAGAAGGAGCTGGTGGGCCAGAG CGAAGGTCCAGCCTCCAGCCACAAGGAGAACTTGCAGCTCTCAGGGGTGGAGAAGTCACGGCTCAACCTGTGGATCAGCAGGACCCAGGAGTCAGCACAGCAGGGCCCACAGAACCAGGAGACGCAGCTGGAGTCGGAAGCTGGCAAGAGGCCCCAGTGGAGGAAGAAGCCAGAGCCCCCACTGGGTGCCGAGGTGTGA